TTTTTCTAGTTCATAAACTATTCGAATTAAATCATTGCTATTTTTTGTTTTATTTTTTTTATTAGTTATTGATCCTTCCCTAGATACATGAACATAAAAAATAAATCCTGTATCAATAACCTTTTTAGCTTTAATTAATATTTGAGGCGACCATAGTTCATCTTCATGTAATAACCCTTTTTCAAAAAAAATATTGTTACTATTGATTAATGACTTTTTATAAATGCCTTTAACAGCAACAGCAGAATAAATATTTTCTTTAATTGTCATAGTTAGATATTCCTGTCCCGAAATTATTTTCCCTTGTTTTGAAAAAAATTTTTTCTGTTTTTGAACGTAAATATCATTCTCAGGTATATATTTTACTAATGAGCCTATAACAATATCAACCTTAGTTTCTAGAAGAACGGACATCAAATTCTTATACGCATCAGTATAAATATAATCATCACTATCAAGAAATGCTATGTAGTCTCCTTTTGATTTACGTATCCCATAATTTCTAGTCTCTGATAATCCTTCATTTTCTTTATGAAAAACTCGTACCTTTTTATATTTATTTTGTAACTCATCACATATTTTTCCTGAATTATCAGTAGAACCATCATTAATTAATAATATTTCAAGATCTTTATAGGATTGATTTATTACCGAGTCTACACATTTCTCTATATAGTCTTCAACATTATATACTGGAATTATTACACTTAATTTCATATTTCCACTCTCTCATACTTTATAAATTACATTCAAATACCGGAATTAATTCATTAATTAGTATACTATAATTATCATTTTTGAATGCATAATCTATACATATTTAATAACTTTGTTTAATTTTCATAACTTTAGAAATCTCAAGTTTATTTAAAAATCTTAAATTTTACATCACATATTCTCTATTAGATTCATTACTAACAAATATTTTAATTTAAATTTTTTATGCAAATCAATCAAAATGATAATGTAATCACAAAAGTAAAAATATATTTCAAATAGATATTTTAAATTATAACTATCTCTTTTTAAAAAAATTATGTCTAATAGGTAATCTTTTATTTATAGCTTCCAGCAATCCTAGTAATGAAAACTTCATTGAATCCTTCCAATTTAAGGAAGTATAATAACTCAAATTTCTTGATTTATTTATAGAATATCCAAACTTTTTTTCTTTTGATAAATCATATAAAAATATTTGATCTCCTGGATTATTTCT
This window of the Fundicoccus culcitae genome carries:
- a CDS encoding glycosyltransferase; protein product: MKLSVIIPVYNVEDYIEKCVDSVINQSYKDLEILLINDGSTDNSGKICDELQNKYKKVRVFHKENEGLSETRNYGIRKSKGDYIAFLDSDDYIYTDAYKNLMSVLLETKVDIVIGSLVKYIPENDIYVQKQKKFFSKQGKIISGQEYLTMTIKENIYSAVAVKGIYKKSLINSNNIFFEKGLLHEDELWSPQILIKAKKVIDTGFIFYVHVSREGSITNKKNKTKNSNDLIRIVYELEKIYNSKLNREDSRYLRNYLVNLYLYALNIGGFLTKESNFNIDKKFLYRNSNSIRNLIKVTILSINVDLYKKLSGIH